Proteins encoded in a region of the Synechococcus sp. UW179A genome:
- a CDS encoding CsoS2 family carboxysome shell protein, protein MARLSSRELALERRKALTTSGKKASAAAGGNNRVRTVTDARPTRTEVTAVSEPAATAPVTAAPQRAASLTRSPARSQSSNAKALRNPSRDLVLSRREALSRRGKTAASSRDRNRADVAREAPAAAAVVAAEKVDRPAVTVELTSRSADRRSGLERRSVTPKRRSIENPSRALVLARRDAMSKHGKTAGKQPTSAAAVARQANPDLSSREIAQQVRELRAKAGAISKQNAGVTRPTGPNRHGAKQAAAADAHWKVGESTTPSGQTVTGTQANRSLKTTGNEASTCRSITGTEYLGAEVFQTFCQQAPVPTTPAKVRVTATSHGNRVTGNEVGRSGKVTGDEPGTCKSVTGTEYMSANQSAAYCGGSNPSPRKVGHSLTLEGRPVSGVMVGRSASVTGDEAGANSSLTGDQYLGSDPLPDGRPASKVGLSATLSGTGVTGTLVGRSSQVTGDEFGSCHRVTGDQYISSEQVNSFCGAQPDPEAAKVGFSITNRNQVVSGTRTGRSERVTGDEPGSCQAVTGTPYAGLEQAGQHCGTPAVQAIRERTPVRPGTPSAAMTGIQPGVGGVMTGDQRGACEAVTGTPYVGADQLAAACGAEAPAGTDTHGQSPEGAAWTRFSVMSPARAAQQQRDAQGSVTGTSYEQGNRITGPFDMAGGKVTGTEQFRFDNRDFQRRHFQPTVAVVSEPADQPTSRVTGEGSSTKVTGDDWDRGEHVTGTEGASARRRNPSRPGPMGAMAPFERKRNEQAEWPVCRVTGSHGNTDKGSLITVSGGARG, encoded by the coding sequence ATGGCAAGACTTTCCAGTCGAGAACTCGCACTTGAGCGCCGCAAAGCGCTGACGACCTCCGGCAAGAAGGCGTCTGCCGCCGCCGGTGGTAACAACCGTGTGCGCACTGTGACCGATGCCCGGCCTACCCGAACGGAAGTCACGGCAGTGAGCGAACCCGCGGCGACTGCTCCTGTAACGGCCGCTCCCCAACGTGCGGCCTCTCTCACTCGGTCGCCCGCACGCTCCCAGAGTTCAAACGCGAAAGCGCTGCGCAATCCCAGCCGCGATCTGGTGCTGTCCCGTCGTGAAGCCTTATCTCGCCGCGGCAAGACCGCAGCATCCAGCCGCGACCGCAACCGTGCTGATGTGGCACGCGAAGCTCCGGCCGCTGCAGCGGTTGTTGCTGCTGAAAAAGTTGACCGTCCAGCCGTCACCGTTGAGCTGACATCGCGCTCCGCTGATCGCCGTTCCGGTCTTGAACGCCGCTCAGTCACCCCCAAGAGACGTTCTATTGAAAATCCCAGCCGTGCCCTGGTGCTGGCCCGTCGTGATGCCATGTCAAAACATGGCAAAACCGCAGGTAAGCAGCCCACCAGTGCAGCCGCTGTGGCCCGTCAGGCCAATCCTGATCTCTCCAGCCGGGAGATCGCTCAACAGGTGCGTGAGCTGCGGGCCAAAGCCGGTGCGATCAGCAAGCAGAACGCTGGCGTTACCCGTCCCACCGGCCCAAATCGCCACGGTGCCAAGCAGGCTGCCGCCGCTGATGCTCACTGGAAAGTGGGAGAAAGCACGACGCCATCCGGACAGACCGTGACCGGGACCCAGGCCAACCGCTCGTTGAAGACCACCGGTAACGAGGCCAGCACCTGCCGCTCCATCACCGGAACCGAGTACCTCGGAGCTGAAGTTTTCCAGACGTTCTGTCAGCAGGCCCCCGTGCCCACCACACCCGCCAAGGTGAGAGTCACGGCCACAAGTCACGGCAACCGTGTGACCGGTAATGAAGTGGGTCGATCGGGCAAGGTCACGGGCGATGAGCCTGGTACTTGCAAGAGCGTGACTGGCACGGAGTACATGTCCGCCAATCAGTCCGCTGCCTACTGCGGTGGTTCCAACCCCTCCCCTCGCAAGGTCGGTCACAGCCTCACCCTTGAGGGCCGCCCCGTGAGTGGTGTGATGGTGGGCCGTTCCGCCAGCGTCACCGGCGATGAAGCCGGAGCCAACAGCAGCCTCACCGGAGATCAGTACCTCGGTTCAGATCCCCTCCCCGATGGTCGACCAGCCTCGAAGGTCGGTCTGTCCGCCACTCTTTCAGGCACGGGAGTGACCGGCACATTGGTTGGTCGTTCCTCCCAAGTGACCGGTGATGAGTTCGGATCCTGCCATCGTGTGACCGGTGATCAGTACATCAGCTCTGAACAGGTCAATAGCTTCTGCGGAGCACAACCTGACCCCGAGGCGGCCAAGGTCGGTTTCAGCATTACCAACCGCAATCAAGTAGTGAGCGGCACCCGTACGGGTCGTTCCGAGCGCGTGACCGGTGATGAGCCCGGCAGCTGTCAGGCCGTGACCGGAACGCCCTATGCAGGTCTCGAGCAGGCAGGTCAGCATTGCGGAACTCCTGCTGTCCAGGCGATCAGAGAACGCACACCTGTGCGTCCTGGCACACCTTCCGCCGCCATGACCGGCATCCAACCCGGTGTGGGCGGAGTGATGACCGGTGATCAGCGTGGTGCCTGTGAAGCGGTGACGGGTACTCCCTATGTGGGTGCAGACCAGCTGGCTGCAGCCTGCGGTGCAGAGGCTCCGGCCGGCACCGACACGCATGGTCAATCGCCCGAAGGTGCCGCCTGGACTCGTTTCAGCGTGATGTCACCAGCTCGTGCTGCTCAGCAACAGCGTGATGCCCAGGGTTCCGTTACTGGAACCTCCTATGAGCAGGGCAATCGCATCACCGGCCCTTTTGACATGGCCGGTGGCAAGGTCACCGGCACCGAGCAGTTTCGCTTTGACAACCGTGACTTTCAGCGCCGGCACTTCCAGCCCACAGTGGCCGTTGTCAGTGAGCCTGCGGATCAACCAACCTCTCGGGTAACGGGTGAGGGCTCCTCCACCAAGGTCACAGGAGACGACTGGGATCGTGGCGAGCATGTCACCGGTACCGAGGGTGCTTCAGCCCGTCGCCGCAACCCCAGCCGTCCCGGTCCCATGGGAGCCATGGCTCCGTTCGAGCGCAAGCGAAATGAGCAGGCCGAGTGGCCCGTCTGCCGTGTGACCGGATCCCATGGCAACACCGACAAAGGCTCACTGATCACCGTCTCCGGCGGCGCAAGGGGCTGA
- a CDS encoding carboxysome shell carbonic anhydrase encodes MVRSMPSRGGRPLAPTAPTRRQLQASLAQDTASVESSSPGGGRSIAGSTVRQSALQRRQALTTSGKAALPEGGSVSGGRIRSQADRRRPTPQQPGWVKRGESRTSVAVNLSRTSLPWSVESHPLTDQEANERLKAYELEVKGRFDRIVPLLKQVSALQHEPDFLVQAQRLARAELGFDLPDHILEKSWVRPLDMRALFAWCVFQSHQLFSDRFFQDDPLEAAAGSRSSEEFNTFLLDCGFHLLDVTPCADGRLAHTIAYALRIPFSAVRRRSHAGAMFDVENTVNRWIKTEHRRFREQVPNEAHSPTRYLKVVAYHFSSLDPTHQGCAAHGSDDSLAAASGLQRLHDFREAVENSFCCGASVDLLLVGLDTDTDAIRVHVPDQDGGILLDQWLCARALYESTAPLTVQQARDAVQAAVQTHVSSAPDEGMVRFITRLLVSNISQQDYVRSLHHGPYPDAGHAERFIGVGIGFKEVHLRNLTYFAHLDTVEQGAPDLDVGVKIFKGLNVARDLPVPVVVRFDYSGKVPGARERAIADCRRIQKAIDERYSALVSEGLLHTLLTIRDRDQPLPAVAVGSTLDPVQQEAH; translated from the coding sequence ATGGTTCGCTCCATGCCTTCCCGTGGCGGGCGACCTCTTGCGCCCACAGCTCCCACTCGCCGCCAGCTCCAGGCATCCCTGGCTCAGGACACTGCCAGCGTTGAATCCTCTTCACCAGGTGGGGGTCGTTCAATTGCTGGCAGCACTGTCCGGCAATCGGCTCTTCAACGCCGCCAGGCCCTGACCACATCCGGTAAGGCAGCTCTGCCAGAGGGTGGTTCTGTTTCAGGTGGACGCATCCGTTCCCAGGCTGACCGACGTCGCCCCACTCCCCAGCAGCCCGGCTGGGTCAAGCGTGGAGAGTCCAGGACTTCTGTCGCCGTGAATCTCAGCAGAACATCCCTTCCCTGGTCAGTGGAGTCCCATCCGCTGACCGATCAGGAGGCCAATGAACGCCTTAAGGCCTATGAGCTGGAGGTGAAGGGTCGCTTCGATCGAATTGTTCCGCTGTTGAAGCAGGTCTCCGCTCTGCAGCACGAACCTGATTTTTTGGTGCAGGCTCAGCGGCTTGCCCGCGCGGAGCTTGGGTTCGATCTTCCCGATCACATCCTTGAGAAGTCATGGGTGAGACCTCTCGATATGCGCGCACTGTTTGCATGGTGCGTCTTCCAGTCCCACCAGTTGTTCAGTGACCGTTTTTTCCAGGACGACCCCCTAGAAGCCGCTGCTGGTAGCCGGTCTTCAGAGGAATTCAATACATTCCTTCTCGATTGCGGTTTTCATCTGCTTGACGTCACGCCTTGCGCCGATGGTCGCTTGGCTCACACGATCGCCTACGCACTGAGAATTCCTTTCAGTGCTGTGCGACGTCGTTCTCACGCAGGTGCGATGTTTGATGTTGAGAACACCGTCAATCGCTGGATCAAGACCGAGCATCGCCGTTTCCGCGAGCAGGTGCCGAATGAGGCGCATTCGCCAACGCGGTACTTAAAGGTGGTGGCTTATCACTTCAGCTCTCTCGATCCGACGCATCAGGGTTGTGCGGCCCACGGCAGCGATGACTCCCTGGCGGCTGCCTCGGGTCTGCAGCGTCTGCATGACTTCCGTGAAGCAGTTGAGAACAGCTTCTGCTGTGGTGCTTCGGTTGACTTGCTCCTGGTCGGCCTAGACACGGACACCGATGCCATTCGTGTTCATGTTCCTGATCAGGACGGTGGGATCCTTCTGGATCAGTGGCTCTGTGCCCGGGCGCTGTATGAGAGCACCGCTCCGCTGACGGTGCAACAGGCCAGGGATGCCGTCCAGGCCGCTGTGCAGACCCATGTGTCGTCTGCTCCCGATGAGGGCATGGTTCGGTTCATCACACGGCTGCTTGTCAGCAACATCTCCCAGCAGGATTATGTCCGCTCGCTTCATCACGGTCCCTACCCGGATGCAGGGCATGCGGAGCGTTTCATCGGGGTCGGCATCGGCTTCAAGGAGGTGCACCTTCGCAACCTCACCTATTTCGCCCATCTCGACACCGTTGAGCAGGGAGCTCCGGATCTTGATGTGGGTGTGAAAATCTTCAAGGGGCTCAATGTCGCCCGCGATCTGCCGGTTCCTGTCGTCGTGCGTTTCGATTACTCCGGCAAGGTTCCCGGTGCACGGGAGCGTGCCATTGCCGATTGCCGTCGAATTCAGAAGGCCATCGATGAGCGTTATTCAGCGCTCGTCAGCGAAGGTCTTCTTCACACACTTCTCACCATCCGTGACCGTGACCAGCCCCTTCCGGCGGTGGCGGTAGGTTCCACACTCGATCCCGTCCAGCAGGAGGCTCACTGA
- a CDS encoding carboxysome peptide A produces MLIVKVLKPLVSTNRIPDFEHKHLQVVLDGSTKKVAVDAVGAKPGDWVICVSSSAAREAAGSKSYPSDLTIVGIIDHWEPDPPKPSSAAPTAPATSKPSPSTKTGDPT; encoded by the coding sequence ATGCTGATTGTCAAGGTCCTGAAGCCGCTCGTTTCAACCAACCGGATTCCTGATTTCGAGCACAAGCACCTCCAGGTGGTGCTGGACGGCAGCACGAAGAAAGTGGCCGTTGATGCAGTCGGGGCCAAGCCCGGCGACTGGGTGATCTGCGTGAGCAGTTCCGCAGCGCGCGAGGCTGCCGGAAGCAAGTCTTACCCCAGTGACCTCACAATTGTGGGAATCATTGACCACTGGGAACCCGATCCACCCAAACCGTCTTCTGCAGCCCCCACTGCACCTGCAACCTCCAAACCATCCCCTTCCACCAAGACAGGAGATCCGACCTGA
- a CDS encoding carboxysome peptide B, giving the protein MEIMQVMGTLVCSYRLAGLDHMHLRILRNNKGKQLVAVDPVGAREGNWVFTASGSAARFACPNSAVLTDLTIGGIIDHWMPDG; this is encoded by the coding sequence ATGGAGATCATGCAGGTGATGGGGACACTGGTTTGTTCTTACCGCCTGGCGGGGTTGGATCACATGCACCTGCGGATTCTCAGGAACAACAAGGGCAAGCAATTGGTTGCTGTTGACCCGGTCGGAGCTCGAGAGGGCAACTGGGTTTTCACCGCCAGTGGTTCTGCAGCCCGGTTTGCGTGCCCCAACAGTGCTGTGCTCACGGATCTGACGATCGGTGGAATCATCGATCACTGGATGCCGGATGGGTAA
- a CDS encoding BMC domain-containing protein, whose translation MASPAPRRRSSASAAAASTTSAPAKASGQVSTGAKKSTTAASEAVAAGSDSAASSATVDVTPVASSRSTTTRRSTTARSGASRSLAARSGSSRRASSSSGSSGSGSASKSVTAAPEPSVKGIALGMIETRGMVPAIEAADAMTKAAEVQLISREYVGGGYVTVMVRGETGAVNAAVRAGADACERVGDGLVAAHIIARPHQEVEPALVPTNVRRRS comes from the coding sequence ATGGCCAGCCCAGCTCCCCGTCGTCGCTCCTCCGCATCCGCCGCTGCAGCATCAACGACATCAGCGCCTGCAAAGGCTTCCGGCCAGGTGTCTACGGGGGCGAAGAAAAGCACTACCGCTGCATCAGAAGCCGTCGCGGCCGGTTCTGATTCCGCAGCCTCTTCGGCAACGGTGGATGTGACTCCCGTCGCCAGCAGCCGCTCCACAACCACCCGTCGCAGCACCACAGCACGGTCTGGCGCTAGCCGATCCCTGGCGGCACGCAGTGGCAGTAGCCGTCGCGCCTCATCCTCCTCAGGATCTTCAGGGTCCGGTAGCGCCTCCAAGTCCGTTACAGCTGCTCCAGAGCCTTCTGTGAAGGGAATTGCCCTCGGCATGATCGAAACCCGCGGCATGGTGCCGGCTATCGAGGCCGCTGACGCGATGACGAAGGCCGCCGAAGTGCAATTGATCAGCCGTGAATATGTCGGTGGTGGCTACGTCACGGTGATGGTTCGCGGCGAGACTGGTGCTGTCAATGCTGCAGTGCGCGCAGGCGCCGACGCCTGTGAACGTGTCGGAGATGGCCTCGTGGCCGCTCACATCATTGCCCGTCCTCACCAGGAGGTGGAGCCCGCGCTCGTGCCGACCAATGTGCGAAGGCGCAGTTGA
- a CDS encoding NAD(P)H-quinone oxidoreductase subunit F, which translates to MTTALSLPLQTAWLIPLYGFAGMLVSLPWAFGWFRRDAHRPPAYLNILLTLLAVVHGSLVLRDVMANGPAVIGMPWLSVGDLNLEISFSLSLTNVSALELITGLSLLSQIYSLGYLDKEWALARFFALLGFFEGAMSGVVLSDSLFQSYFLLEMLTLSTYLLVGFWYAQPLVVTAARDAFLTKRVGDVMLLMSVVALTAWSGVTGFEDLYSWSAQDTLTPLAATLLGLGLVAGPTGKCAQFPMHLWLDEAMEGPNPASILRNSVVVTCGAIVLLKVMPLLQHAPVTLVVLQVIGTISAIGGSLVSIAQVDIKRTLSYSTTAYLGLVFIAISLQVPVLALLLLYAHAVSKALLSMSVGGVIASTNCQDITELGGLGSRMPATTGSFLVGGAGLVGLLPLGGFLCLAQAVELVGARAVVFVPVFLITNALTALNLTRVFRQVFLGPSLAKTRRAAEINWQMALPMVALTVIVVLTPFLLIRLESLDGLLAFPFWAAALVVSSGAAGLLAGALVPLNKAWSRSLNPILRWFQDLLAYDFYTERFYRVTIVNVVATFSQLAGWFDRNVVDGVLHGLARFSLASAEGLKLSISGQTQSYVLTVVGAIVLLLMSLSWVLQ; encoded by the coding sequence TTGACTACAGCTCTTTCGCTGCCTCTTCAGACCGCCTGGTTGATTCCTCTCTATGGATTCGCCGGAATGTTGGTGTCCCTTCCCTGGGCCTTTGGATGGTTCCGTAGGGATGCTCATCGTCCCCCGGCGTATCTCAACATCCTGCTGACACTGCTGGCCGTGGTTCACGGCAGTCTGGTGCTCAGGGATGTCATGGCCAATGGTCCTGCGGTGATTGGCATGCCCTGGCTGTCTGTAGGTGATCTCAATCTTGAGATCAGCTTCAGCCTTTCTCTCACCAATGTTTCGGCCCTCGAGCTGATCACCGGATTAAGTCTGCTCTCCCAGATCTATTCACTGGGGTATCTCGATAAGGAATGGGCCCTGGCCCGATTCTTTGCCCTGCTCGGTTTCTTCGAGGGCGCCATGTCGGGAGTTGTGCTGAGCGATTCATTGTTTCAGAGCTATTTCCTTTTGGAAATGCTCACCTTGTCGACCTATTTGCTGGTGGGCTTCTGGTATGCCCAGCCGCTGGTGGTTACCGCCGCCCGCGACGCGTTTCTGACCAAGCGCGTCGGTGACGTGATGCTGTTGATGAGTGTGGTGGCCCTCACGGCCTGGTCAGGAGTCACGGGCTTCGAGGATCTCTACAGCTGGTCGGCCCAGGACACCCTGACGCCATTGGCTGCAACTCTCCTCGGTCTCGGACTGGTGGCAGGACCGACAGGTAAGTGTGCCCAGTTCCCCATGCACCTCTGGCTTGATGAGGCCATGGAGGGACCGAACCCTGCATCGATTCTGCGCAACTCCGTTGTTGTGACCTGTGGTGCAATCGTGCTGCTGAAGGTCATGCCCTTGCTGCAGCACGCACCGGTCACCCTCGTGGTGCTTCAGGTGATCGGCACGATCAGCGCCATCGGCGGGTCTTTGGTCTCGATCGCCCAGGTGGATATCAAGCGCACGCTGTCGTATTCCACGACTGCTTATCTCGGTCTAGTGTTTATCGCCATTTCTCTGCAGGTGCCCGTGCTGGCACTGTTGCTGCTCTATGCCCACGCCGTGTCGAAGGCTCTTCTGTCGATGAGTGTGGGGGGGGTGATCGCCTCCACCAACTGTCAGGACATCACCGAGCTCGGCGGACTGGGCAGTCGCATGCCAGCCACTACAGGCTCCTTTCTAGTCGGTGGAGCCGGGCTGGTCGGATTGCTTCCACTCGGAGGATTCCTCTGCCTGGCACAGGCTGTCGAGCTGGTCGGTGCCAGAGCAGTGGTGTTTGTGCCGGTGTTCCTGATCACCAATGCCCTCACCGCGTTGAATCTCACTCGGGTCTTTCGCCAGGTGTTCCTTGGCCCATCGCTCGCCAAGACCCGCCGGGCGGCGGAGATCAACTGGCAGATGGCATTGCCGATGGTGGCACTCACCGTGATCGTGGTGCTGACGCCATTCCTCTTGATCCGTCTGGAATCCCTCGATGGTCTGTTGGCCTTTCCCTTTTGGGCGGCTGCTCTGGTGGTGTCTAGTGGTGCTGCCGGTTTGCTGGCTGGGGCTCTTGTTCCCCTCAATAAAGCCTGGTCACGCTCGCTGAATCCGATTCTTCGCTGGTTTCAGGATCTGCTGGCCTACGACTTCTACACCGAACGTTTCTACAGAGTCACCATCGTCAATGTGGTGGCCACCTTCTCTCAGCTCGCCGGCTGGTTTGACCGCAATGTCGTTGATGGCGTGCTCCATGGTCTGGCACGCTTCTCCCTTGCGAGTGCCGAAGGCCTGAAGCTGAGCATCAGTGGTCAGACCCAGTCGTATGTGCTCACCGTGGTCGGCGCCATCGTGCTGCTGCTCATGTCTCTGAGCTGGGTTCTGCAGTGA
- a CDS encoding NADH-quinone oxidoreductase subunit M produces MMLTILLLIPFLGALLISVLPGAASPDSSESASRSRTFTLATLAVQCLLSFGLLIPFSAVEPGQQLVEILPWLPQVGLEFSLGVDGLSLPLVLMNGVLCLVAAAASRSVENRPRVYFALLLVISGAVNGAFLAQNLLLFFLFYELELIPLWLLIAIWGGANRAYASTKFLIVTAVSGVLILAAFLGIALVTGSVDFGIRPILTTQMGLTSQLALMSCLLIGFGIKIPLFPFHTWLPDAHTEASTPVSVLLAGVLLKLGTYGLLRFCLGLFPEAWSVAAPWLAGWAAVSVLYGSLAAIAQTDMKRMVAYSSVGHMGYVLLAAAAATPLALIGALFQMVSHGLISAVLFLAVGVVYERTGTRDLNVLRGLLNPQRGLPLTGTLMIIGVMASAGIPGMAGFISEFLVFKGSFEMFPVATLLSMVGSGLTAVYFLLLVNRAFFGRLAVAPGASQNPKILYQVPFAQQIPALSMSLLILLLGVVPNLLVGLSQPATAQLSELATLVQPGGLS; encoded by the coding sequence ATCATGCTGACGATTCTTCTTCTGATCCCCTTTCTCGGTGCACTGTTGATCAGTGTTCTGCCTGGTGCAGCCAGTCCCGACAGTTCCGAAAGTGCCAGTCGTAGTCGCACTTTCACTCTGGCCACCCTCGCGGTCCAATGTCTGCTCAGTTTTGGTCTTCTGATCCCCTTTTCTGCTGTTGAGCCCGGCCAGCAGCTCGTGGAGATCCTCCCCTGGCTTCCTCAGGTGGGCCTTGAATTCAGCCTCGGGGTTGATGGTTTGTCGCTCCCACTTGTGCTGATGAACGGGGTGCTCTGCCTAGTGGCGGCCGCTGCCTCGCGCTCAGTTGAGAACCGCCCCCGTGTGTACTTCGCTCTTCTGCTGGTGATCAGCGGCGCTGTGAATGGTGCTTTTCTTGCGCAGAACCTTCTGCTCTTCTTCTTGTTCTATGAACTGGAACTGATTCCTCTCTGGTTGCTCATCGCCATCTGGGGTGGCGCCAACAGGGCCTATGCCTCCACCAAGTTCCTGATCGTCACGGCCGTGTCCGGCGTCTTGATCCTGGCAGCCTTCCTCGGGATAGCCCTGGTCACGGGAAGCGTTGATTTCGGCATCCGGCCGATCCTCACAACTCAGATGGGATTGACCAGCCAGCTGGCGCTGATGAGCTGTCTGCTAATCGGCTTCGGGATCAAGATTCCCCTTTTCCCCTTCCACACCTGGCTGCCAGATGCGCATACCGAGGCGTCTACGCCCGTTTCAGTGTTGCTGGCAGGGGTGTTGCTCAAGCTGGGCACCTACGGCCTGCTGCGCTTCTGCCTCGGTCTCTTCCCGGAGGCCTGGTCCGTGGCAGCTCCTTGGCTGGCCGGCTGGGCAGCCGTTTCGGTGCTGTACGGATCGCTGGCAGCCATCGCCCAGACTGACATGAAGAGGATGGTGGCTTACAGCTCTGTGGGCCATATGGGCTATGTGCTGCTTGCCGCAGCTGCGGCCACACCGCTGGCATTGATTGGCGCGCTGTTCCAGATGGTCAGTCACGGTTTGATCTCGGCGGTTCTCTTCCTTGCTGTCGGAGTCGTGTACGAGCGCACCGGCACTCGTGATTTAAATGTGCTGAGGGGTCTGCTAAATCCTCAGCGTGGACTACCACTCACCGGCACTCTGATGATCATCGGCGTGATGGCCAGCGCAGGTATCCCCGGCATGGCCGGTTTTATCTCAGAGTTCTTGGTGTTCAAGGGCAGTTTCGAGATGTTCCCCGTGGCCACCCTTCTGTCCATGGTCGGTTCAGGTCTCACGGCCGTGTATTTCCTGCTGCTGGTCAACCGTGCCTTCTTCGGTCGTCTTGCCGTGGCTCCAGGCGCCAGTCAGAATCCCAAAATTCTCTATCAGGTGCCCTTCGCTCAGCAGATCCCTGCACTTTCAATGTCTTTGCTGATCCTTTTGCTTGGTGTTGTTCCCAATCTGCTTGTGGGCCTGAGCCAGCCAGCGACAGCTCAGCTCAGTGAACTGGCCACACTGGTTCAACCTGGAGGACTCTCATGA
- a CDS encoding CO2 hydration protein, with product MTTTSRPQATEPTLPDQEELIRRLLSDIPLLADTPDHLLQVVNVLESYGLVLDAYSCNLVHQGKTQLLNPFPVFRFFHEGFTPKRLWEHLMGDRINFEYAEYCQKAMFWHGTGGMDAYFDSEPFQDACRRVIALRSKRDPLLRLVNILYPGFAPEAIRSMTTIYALGLFWRVMSDIFIDLARRYRIGEVVCVLDVVHHIRDGLVAAAANPITYEVMVGGESVWVLPPEAGLTFLVDVAVPYVEAVFFRGMPFLGTVSYNAQARQIAADQSLFKYGALYADPLPSMGAGIPPSLCMSDMYRNLPEELSRWYDHHGRAQADAHVQICISFQKSMFCVTNAAIAGTMPNPLDTQDPEQQAANHAYASSWSERLMGCQRVALL from the coding sequence ATGACGACAACCTCCCGACCTCAAGCCACCGAACCCACGCTTCCCGATCAGGAGGAGTTGATTAGACGTCTGCTCTCGGATATCCCGCTGCTTGCTGATACCCCGGATCATCTGTTGCAGGTGGTGAATGTGCTTGAGAGCTACGGGCTCGTGCTGGATGCTTATAGCTGCAATCTTGTGCATCAGGGGAAAACACAGCTTCTCAACCCGTTCCCTGTGTTCCGCTTCTTTCACGAAGGATTCACCCCCAAGCGACTTTGGGAACACCTGATGGGTGATCGCATCAATTTCGAATATGCCGAGTACTGCCAGAAGGCGATGTTTTGGCATGGAACCGGGGGGATGGATGCCTATTTCGATTCAGAGCCGTTTCAGGATGCATGCCGCCGCGTGATTGCTCTGCGCTCTAAGCGGGATCCGCTTCTACGCCTTGTGAACATCCTTTATCCGGGATTCGCACCGGAGGCGATCAGGTCGATGACGACGATCTATGCCCTCGGTCTGTTTTGGCGTGTGATGAGTGACATCTTCATCGATCTGGCACGCCGCTATCGCATCGGGGAAGTGGTCTGCGTTCTGGATGTGGTTCACCACATCCGTGATGGGTTGGTGGCGGCTGCAGCCAATCCCATCACCTACGAGGTCATGGTTGGTGGTGAGTCCGTCTGGGTTCTCCCCCCGGAAGCCGGTCTCACCTTCCTTGTTGATGTGGCCGTCCCCTATGTGGAGGCGGTGTTCTTTCGAGGCATGCCATTTCTTGGAACTGTGTCCTACAACGCTCAGGCCCGTCAGATCGCGGCCGACCAGAGCTTGTTCAAATATGGTGCTCTCTACGCTGATCCCTTGCCGAGCATGGGAGCTGGAATTCCTCCCAGCCTCTGCATGTCGGACATGTACCGAAATCTTCCCGAGGAGCTCAGCCGCTGGTACGACCATCACGGCCGTGCCCAGGCGGATGCCCATGTTCAGATCTGCATCAGCTTCCAGAAGTCGATGTTCTGCGTCACTAACGCAGCGATCGCCGGAACGATGCCCAATCCCCTCGATACCCAGGATCCAGAGCAGCAGGCTGCTAACCATGCCTACGCGTCTTCCTGGTCTGAACGCCTGATGGGCTGTCAGCGTGTGGCTCTCCTTTAG
- a CDS encoding 4a-hydroxytetrahydrobiopterin dehydratase translates to MEPWNERKRPVCLEKRFEFDSYSSTRDFLDRLGEFSEVRRRYPDISFGKTYVNITLRPDEDAEDATLTDLDHAFAAAIDGLID, encoded by the coding sequence ATGGAACCTTGGAATGAACGCAAACGTCCTGTCTGTCTGGAGAAGCGTTTCGAGTTCGACAGCTATAGCTCCACCCGTGATTTCCTTGATCGTCTCGGTGAGTTCAGTGAAGTACGCAGGCGCTATCCCGATATCAGCTTTGGAAAAACATATGTGAATATCACTTTGCGCCCGGATGAGGACGCGGAGGATGCGACCCTCACCGATTTAGACCACGCCTTCGCCGCGGCGATTGATGGACTCATCGATTGA